A genomic stretch from Arachis stenosperma cultivar V10309 chromosome 3, arast.V10309.gnm1.PFL2, whole genome shotgun sequence includes:
- the LOC130969479 gene encoding vascular-related unknown protein 1-like encodes MDDSSSSRGKKGQEIITNDDDEDEESGWTSYFEDFSSRSIEEEENNNKNSYCDGGSSLLSDAASSAAAAWNNKFSHHHHHDYSVVDAAPKKLCFKKAIKRAKQISHDDPLEDTASSPVNSPKVRELNSTEIISSKIIDGSTCMEKEFKSSSEHNSELQRYDDNNNEEVNLNGNKSIECTTDLKKRGLCVVPFSMLVNYLG; translated from the exons ATGGATGATTCATCTTCTTCGAGAGGCAAAAAAGGCCAAGAAATAATAactaatgatgatgatgaagatgaggaAAGTGGATGGACCTCTTATTTTGAAGATTTCTCATCAAGAAgcatagaagaagaagaaaacaataataagaaCAGTTACTGTGATGGTGGATCCTCTTTGCTCTCAGATGCTGCTTCTTCTGCTGCTGCTGCATGGAACAACAAATtctctcatcatcatcatcatgattaTTCAGTAGTAGATGCTGCACCAAAAAAACTATGTTTCAAGAAAGCGATTAAACGAGCCAAACAGATTTCTCATGATGATCCTTTGGAGGACACTGCTAGCTCCCCAGTCAATAGCCCCAag GTAAGGGAGTTGAATTCAACTGAAATTATTTCAAGCAAGATTATTGATGGTTCTACTTGTATG GAAAAGGAATTCAAATCATCATCAGAGCATAATTCAGAGTTGCAGAGatatgatgataataataatgagGAGGTAAATTTGAATGGGAATAAGAGTATTGAGTGCACAACAGATTTGAAGAAGAGGGGTCTCTGTGTTGTTCCTTTCTCCATGTTGGTTAATTATTTGGGATAG